One segment of Neobacillus endophyticus DNA contains the following:
- a CDS encoding DoxX family protein, with amino-acid sequence MFNKFLRENKLAAYILTVIRLYVGYEFLMAGFEKISSGKFNAAGFLTGAVMKPVIGPDKAVVYPTYVAFLKHFALPNAHLFNVLVPYGEFLVGLGLILGCLTTAAAFFGLVMNFSYVLAGTVSTNPLDILLGVIILTSGYNAGRIGLDRWVIPFIRKFTGKANHTGHVVKHRA; translated from the coding sequence ATGTTTAACAAATTTTTAAGAGAGAATAAACTAGCTGCCTACATTCTCACCGTCATTCGTTTATATGTTGGATACGAATTTTTGATGGCCGGCTTTGAAAAAATCTCTAGTGGTAAATTCAATGCTGCCGGGTTCTTAACAGGAGCTGTTATGAAACCAGTAATTGGTCCAGATAAAGCGGTTGTGTATCCAACTTATGTTGCTTTCTTAAAACACTTTGCATTACCAAACGCTCATTTATTCAACGTTCTCGTTCCTTATGGTGAGTTCTTAGTTGGATTGGGTTTAATCCTTGGATGCTTGACTACTGCTGCTGCTTTCTTTGGACTTGTGATGAACTTTTCTTATGTGTTAGCTGGTACCGTATCTACTAACCCATTAGACATTTTACTTGGTGTCATCATTCTCACTTCCGGTTACAATGCAGGCCGAATTGGTTTGGACCGATGGGTGATCCCATTTATTCGCAAATTTACTGGAAAAGCTAATCATACAGGTCATGTTGTAAAACATCGTGCTTAA
- a CDS encoding benzoate/H(+) symporter BenE family transporter gives MVVKEQVQQVNTWKRLKEDISISAVTAGLIATMVSYAGPLLIILQAAKVANLSDGLLSSWIWAVSFGSGLTCILLSIWFKTPVITAFSTPGAVLLVSSFEHYSFSDSIGAFLLSAVMISILGFTGLFSKIMNRIPQSITTAMLAGILLKFGVDVFVSLKQSPLMVIPMFICFLLARRWLPRYAVILTLVVGLAMALGFHHLNFGNVHMSLVKPIFTAPTFSLNALVGLGIPLCIVNMTSQNAPGIGVLRADGYKTPASPLVATTGIASILSAPFGSHGITLAAITAAICTGKEAHNNLNKRYIAGISCGTFYLLFGIFGAAITSVFSALPNELITVIAGVALFASLSSSLSSALSVTTQRDSALITFLVTVSGFSVAGVGSAFWGLIAGVIANLILTGNVRRFFAKKHIESPVSTSVND, from the coding sequence ATGGTTGTAAAAGAACAAGTTCAACAAGTAAATACATGGAAAAGATTAAAAGAAGACATATCCATTTCAGCTGTAACTGCTGGACTGATCGCCACAATGGTATCCTACGCCGGTCCACTGCTAATCATTCTTCAAGCTGCAAAGGTAGCAAACTTAAGTGACGGGCTATTGTCTTCTTGGATATGGGCAGTTTCATTTGGCAGTGGTTTAACATGTATTTTGCTAAGTATTTGGTTTAAAACTCCCGTTATAACGGCCTTCTCAACGCCAGGAGCCGTTTTACTAGTTTCTAGTTTTGAGCATTATTCTTTTTCTGATTCAATAGGAGCCTTTTTATTATCGGCAGTTATGATTAGTATTTTGGGATTCACAGGATTATTCTCGAAGATTATGAATCGAATTCCGCAATCGATCACTACTGCTATGCTAGCAGGAATTTTGCTGAAGTTTGGTGTTGATGTTTTTGTATCGTTAAAGCAATCTCCGCTAATGGTCATTCCCATGTTTATCTGTTTTTTATTGGCAAGGCGGTGGCTTCCCCGATATGCCGTCATTCTTACTTTAGTTGTTGGGTTAGCGATGGCCTTAGGCTTTCATCATCTAAACTTTGGGAATGTGCATATGTCGCTGGTTAAACCAATATTTACGGCACCCACATTTTCTTTAAATGCATTGGTGGGTTTAGGGATTCCGTTATGCATCGTCAATATGACCTCACAAAACGCACCAGGCATTGGAGTACTGAGAGCCGATGGATATAAAACGCCTGCAAGCCCTCTGGTAGCTACGACTGGAATTGCTTCCATTCTATCAGCTCCATTCGGTTCGCATGGCATTACTTTGGCAGCTATTACAGCAGCCATCTGTACTGGAAAGGAGGCTCACAATAATCTAAATAAGCGATATATAGCAGGGATATCTTGCGGCACTTTTTATCTTTTATTTGGTATTTTCGGAGCGGCAATTACCTCTGTTTTTTCTGCACTTCCAAACGAACTTATTACGGTGATTGCTGGTGTTGCTTTATTCGCTTCGCTAAGTTCAAGCCTTTCTTCAGCTTTAAGCGTAACGACCCAAAGGGATAGTGCTTTAATTACGTTTCTCGTAACTGTCTCAGGATTTTCTGTCGCCGGAGTGGGATCAGCGTTTTGGGGGTTAATTGCTGGTGTTATCGCAAACCTAATCTTGACTGGCAATGTAAGGAGGTTTTTTGCAAAGAAACATATAGAAAGCCCAGTTTCTACTAGTGTAAATGATTAA
- a CDS encoding winged helix-turn-helix domain-containing protein yields MHKNNHLPIGEECYLDLELEVLVKDEFKISLSRLQFRILFYLATKLNQCVKYEELINFTWGSDSFITKQQLYVYINRIRERIEDNPRKPKCLFSVRGGGYVLYPRRKENAK; encoded by the coding sequence TTGCATAAGAATAACCACCTTCCTATAGGTGAGGAATGTTATCTTGATCTAGAATTAGAGGTTCTAGTAAAAGATGAATTTAAAATATCTCTTTCACGCCTTCAATTTCGAATATTATTTTATCTAGCTACTAAGTTAAATCAATGTGTTAAGTATGAGGAACTGATTAACTTTACTTGGGGAAGTGACTCTTTTATTACCAAGCAACAACTCTATGTGTATATAAATAGGATTCGAGAACGCATTGAAGATAATCCCCGCAAGCCAAAATGTCTTTTTTCTGTTCGAGGCGGCGGATATGTTTTGTACCCTCGCAGGAAAGAAAATGCAAAATGA